The Halichoerus grypus chromosome 9, mHalGry1.hap1.1, whole genome shotgun sequence genome has a window encoding:
- the LOC144379137 gene encoding uncharacterized protein LOC144379137, whose amino-acid sequence MPKATGQRQVMSFHWCLRMKNLNRDVIFTCHFLATTGLMWWSFLVSSWVEIELPGDPNVLVSVPFEDCSSQMCWVPKHKPSTFVFLSLFMHYIQILEISQGRDPPKVTYKFPYFMNVSSSALFLLSGLKHVEVISTANYLTFSFSSLVSGH is encoded by the exons ATGCCGAAAGCCACAGGACAAAGACAG GTGATGTCTTTCCATTGGTGCTTGAGGATGAAGAACCTGAACAGAGATGTGATCTTCACCTGTCATTTCCTGGCCACCACTGGCCTCATGTGGTGGTCTTTCCTTGTCTCCTCCTGGGTGGAAATAGAACTGCCTGGAGATCCCAATGTCCTCGTCAGTGTGCCCTTCGAAGACTGCAGTAGTCAAATGTGCTGGGTGCCCAAACACAAGCCAA GTACTTTTGTGTTCCTCTCATTATTTATGCACtacatacaaattttggaaatATCTCAGGGACGTGATCCACCAAAAGTCACCTATAAGTTTCCTTACTTCATGAATGTGTCCAGCTCTGCCCTGTTTCTACTGTCTG gTCTCAAACATGTGGAAGTTATATCCACAGCCAATTATCtaactttctccttttcctctttggtttctgGGCATTGA